Proteins encoded together in one Telopea speciosissima isolate NSW1024214 ecotype Mountain lineage chromosome 4, Tspe_v1, whole genome shotgun sequence window:
- the LOC122657522 gene encoding uncharacterized protein LOC122657522: MSVVTEEIRAKAEVYYGDEIGQQKTKFFLKEAELPNGLLPLKNIEECGYVKETGFVWVKQKEKTEYKFEKIGDLTSYAKMVTAYVEQKKIRKLTGVKVRELLLWITLTDIHVNDPPSDDKITFKSSVGISKTFPVSAFQIEDNDDQGGMEAATANQGNVVEI; encoded by the coding sequence atgtCTGTAGTGACGGAGGAGATAAGAGCGAAGGCAGAGGTGTACTATGGAGACGAGATCGGGCAGCAGAAGACGAAGTTCTTCCTCAAGGAAGCAGAGTTGCCGAACGGATTGCTGCCGCTGAAGAACATAGAGGAATGTGGTTACGTGAAAGAGACGGGATTCGTGTGGGTGAAGCAAAAAGAGAAGACAGAGTACAAGTTCGAGAAGATCGGAGATTTGACATCGTATGCTAAAATGGTCACAGCATACGTTGAACAAAAGAAGATCAGGAAGCTGACCGGAGTGAAGGTGAGGGAGCTGCTTTTGTGGATCACACTCACCGATATACATGTGAACGATCCTCCTTCCGACGACAAAATCACCTTCAAGAGCAGCGTCGGTATCTCCAAGACCTTTCCGGTATCTGCCTTTCAGATCGAGGACAACGACGATCAAGGAGGAATGGAAGCCGCCACCGCCAATCAAGGAAATGTAGTCGAAATCTAG